In a single window of the Flavobacterium ammoniigenes genome:
- a CDS encoding CoA transferase subunit A translates to MINKKVSSVQEALQGIEDGMTLLLGGFGLCGIPENAIAELVQKQTKNLTCISNNAGVDDFGLGLLLQHKQIKKMISSYVGENAEFERQMLSGELEVELIPQGTLAERCRAAQNGIPAFFTPAGYGTEVANGKETREFNGKMHVLEHAFQADFSIVKAWKGDTAGNLIFKGTARNFNPCMAGAAKITIAEVEELVKAGTLDPNQIHTPGIFVQRIFQGEKFEKRIEQRTVRKK, encoded by the coding sequence ATGATTAATAAAAAAGTATCCTCCGTTCAAGAAGCGCTTCAAGGCATTGAAGATGGCATGACACTCCTTTTGGGTGGCTTCGGTTTGTGCGGCATTCCCGAAAATGCTATTGCTGAACTCGTTCAAAAACAAACCAAAAACTTGACCTGTATTTCCAACAACGCAGGTGTTGATGACTTTGGGTTAGGCCTATTGTTACAACACAAACAAATCAAAAAAATGATTTCTTCCTATGTGGGAGAAAACGCCGAATTTGAACGCCAAATGCTTTCTGGCGAACTCGAAGTGGAGCTCATTCCACAAGGCACTTTGGCCGAACGTTGCCGCGCAGCCCAAAACGGAATTCCAGCTTTTTTCACTCCGGCAGGTTATGGGACGGAAGTAGCAAACGGCAAAGAAACTCGAGAATTCAATGGAAAAATGCATGTTTTAGAGCATGCTTTCCAAGCCGATTTTTCCATTGTAAAAGCATGGAAAGGTGATACAGCAGGTAATTTAATTTTTAAAGGAACTGCACGTAATTTTAATCCGTGTATGGCAGGTGCCGCAAAAATCACCATTGCCGAAGTCGAAGAATTAGTCAAAGCCGGCACTTTAGATCCGAACCAAATTCACACACCAGGCATATTTGTGCAACGCATTTTTCAAGGAGAAAAATTTGAAAAAAGAATTGAACAACGAACCGTTCGAAAAAAATAA
- a CDS encoding CoA transferase subunit B, producing the protein MALDKNQIAKRIAQEVKDGYYVNLGIGIPTLVANYVRNDISVEFQSENGVLGMGPFPFEGEEDADLINAGKQTITTLAGASFFDSALSFGMIRSQKVDLTILGAMEVDENGDIANWKIPGKMVKGMGGAMDLVASAENIIVAMMHVNKAGESKILKKCTLPLTGVGCVKKIVTELAVMEVTPKGFKLLERAPGVSVEHIIANTEANLIIEGEIPEMLIN; encoded by the coding sequence ATGGCACTAGATAAAAATCAAATCGCAAAACGAATCGCGCAAGAAGTTAAAGACGGCTACTATGTAAACCTAGGAATTGGTATTCCAACCTTGGTGGCTAATTATGTGCGCAATGATATTTCAGTTGAATTTCAGTCAGAAAATGGCGTGTTGGGTATGGGCCCTTTCCCTTTTGAGGGTGAAGAAGATGCCGACTTAATCAACGCAGGAAAACAAACCATAACCACACTTGCTGGGGCCAGTTTTTTTGATTCGGCTCTAAGTTTTGGAATGATTAGAAGTCAAAAGGTCGATCTAACTATTTTAGGCGCTATGGAAGTGGATGAAAATGGCGATATTGCCAACTGGAAAATTCCAGGTAAAATGGTCAAAGGAATGGGAGGCGCGATGGACTTAGTCGCCTCTGCCGAAAATATCATCGTAGCCATGATGCACGTCAACAAAGCCGGCGAAAGTAAAATTCTTAAAAAATGTACGTTGCCGCTAACAGGTGTAGGTTGTGTCAAAAAAATCGTAACCGAATTAGCCGTTATGGAAGTAACTCCAAAAGGATTCAAATTATTGGAACGCGCGCCAGGTGTTAGTGTTGAACATATAATTGCAAACACAGAAGCAAACCTCATTATTGAAGGAGAAATTCCTGAAATGCTAATTAACTAA
- a CDS encoding esterase, whose product MKKNLLILVLLFSFIGIQAQENVDFSKKKEIISPEINADNTVTFRLDAKNAKEVKVQGDCIPEGGFLTKGEDEIWTLTTKKLNPELYSYSFYVDGVKAFDPNNAFLIRDVSTVVNVFLVGGGKADLYKVTDVPHGTVAKRWYHSPKLESTRRLTVYTPAGYENGKQKYPVLYLMHGAGGDENAWMELGRTAQIMDNLIAQGKAKPMIVVMTNGNADQTATPGESSEGFVKPIFMRPATFAGKTEAAFGDIIQFIEGNYRVKKEKAARAIAGLSMGGMHSLVISANYPNTFDYVGVFSSALLQPKDSQAAVYADFTAKLKAQRDNGYKLYWIGIGNSDFLFEKSNEYRKLLDSLQFKYEYHETSGGHTWSNWRDYLSEFAPLLFQ is encoded by the coding sequence ATGAAAAAAAACCTACTAATTCTAGTTTTACTATTTTCTTTCATTGGCATACAAGCCCAAGAAAACGTTGACTTTTCTAAAAAGAAAGAAATCATTTCGCCAGAAATAAACGCAGATAATACGGTTACTTTTCGATTGGATGCCAAAAATGCCAAAGAAGTAAAAGTACAAGGAGACTGTATTCCTGAAGGTGGTTTTTTAACCAAAGGAGAAGACGAAATTTGGACCTTAACTACCAAAAAGCTCAATCCAGAATTGTACAGTTATTCATTTTATGTGGATGGCGTTAAAGCTTTCGACCCCAATAATGCCTTTTTAATTCGTGATGTGTCCACAGTGGTCAACGTATTTTTAGTAGGTGGTGGAAAAGCCGACTTATACAAGGTAACCGATGTGCCTCACGGAACGGTGGCCAAACGTTGGTACCACTCCCCAAAACTAGAAAGTACGCGTCGATTGACTGTTTATACTCCTGCAGGTTATGAGAATGGGAAACAAAAATACCCCGTTTTGTATTTAATGCACGGTGCTGGTGGCGATGAAAACGCATGGATGGAATTGGGTCGTACGGCACAAATCATGGACAACTTAATTGCTCAAGGCAAAGCAAAGCCGATGATCGTGGTAATGACGAATGGTAATGCTGATCAAACCGCCACTCCAGGTGAATCTAGTGAAGGATTTGTGAAACCCATTTTTATGCGTCCTGCAACTTTTGCAGGTAAAACAGAGGCGGCTTTTGGAGACATCATCCAATTTATTGAAGGCAATTATCGTGTAAAGAAAGAAAAAGCAGCTCGTGCCATTGCAGGACTTTCTATGGGTGGTATGCACAGTTTAGTCATCTCGGCAAATTATCCTAACACCTTCGATTATGTTGGTGTATTTTCTTCGGCCCTATTACAACCTAAAGATTCGCAAGCAGCAGTGTATGCTGATTTTACTGCCAAACTAAAAGCACAAAGAGACAATGGATATAAATTGTATTGGATCGGCATTGGCAACTCAGACTTCCTTTTTGAAAAATCTAACGAATACCGTAAACTACTAGACAGCTTACAATTCAAATACGAGTATCACGAAACTTCTGGAGGCCATACTTGGTCGAATTGGCGTGATTACTTATCAGAGTTTGCTCCCTTGTTATTTCAATAA
- a CDS encoding fumarate hydratase — protein sequence MDFIYQDPYPILKDDTNYKKLTTDFVIVEQLGNREILTVDPKGLELLAQEAMNDVSFMLRTAHLQKLNNILNDPEATDNDRFVAYNLLQNAVVAVEGQLPSCQDTGTAIVMAKKGENVYTGADDAEWLSKGIFNTYQNKNLRYSQIVPISMFEEKNSGSNLPAQIDIYAKKGASYEFLFLAKGGGSANKTFLYQQTKSLLNEKSMETFVRQKIKDLGTSACPPYHLALVIGGTSAEANLAAVKKASAGYFDHLPTSGNMAGQAFRDLEWEKKVLEFCQESSIGAQFGGKYFAHDVRVIRLPRHAASCPVGLGVSCSADRNIKGKITKEGIFLEQLETNPQQFLPATPPHLEAPVEVDLNRPMADILKDLSQYPIKTRLKLNGTLIVARDIAHAKIKELLDAGKPMPDYFKNHPIYYAGPAKTPDGMPSGSFGPTTAGRMDVYVEEFQKAGGSMIMLAKGNRTKQVMDACKTYGGFYLGSIGGPAAILAQDNILKVEVVDFEELGMEAVRKITVKDFPAFIITDDKGNDFFENL from the coding sequence ATGGACTTTATATATCAAGACCCGTATCCTATTTTAAAAGACGATACAAACTACAAAAAATTGACTACTGACTTTGTAATAGTAGAACAATTAGGAAATAGAGAAATTCTAACGGTTGATCCAAAAGGATTGGAATTATTAGCGCAAGAAGCCATGAACGATGTGTCGTTTATGTTGCGTACCGCGCATTTACAAAAACTGAATAACATTTTGAACGATCCCGAAGCGACAGATAACGATCGTTTTGTGGCGTACAACTTATTGCAAAATGCCGTGGTAGCCGTAGAAGGGCAACTGCCTTCATGTCAAGATACCGGAACGGCGATTGTGATGGCTAAAAAAGGTGAAAATGTATACACAGGAGCCGATGATGCCGAATGGTTGTCGAAAGGAATATTCAACACCTACCAAAACAAAAATTTGCGATACTCTCAAATTGTTCCAATTTCGATGTTTGAAGAAAAAAACTCAGGATCCAATTTGCCGGCACAAATCGATATTTATGCTAAAAAAGGAGCCTCGTATGAGTTTTTGTTTTTAGCAAAAGGAGGAGGTTCTGCTAACAAAACCTTTTTGTACCAACAAACTAAATCCTTGTTGAACGAAAAATCGATGGAGACTTTCGTTCGCCAAAAAATCAAAGATTTAGGAACTTCAGCTTGTCCTCCTTATCATTTAGCGTTGGTCATTGGAGGCACTTCTGCCGAAGCGAATTTGGCCGCTGTCAAAAAAGCTTCAGCAGGGTATTTCGATCATTTGCCTACTTCAGGAAACATGGCAGGTCAGGCTTTTCGCGACTTAGAATGGGAGAAAAAAGTATTGGAATTTTGCCAAGAGAGTTCCATTGGAGCTCAATTTGGTGGAAAATATTTTGCTCATGATGTACGAGTGATTCGTTTGCCACGTCACGCTGCTTCTTGTCCAGTTGGATTAGGCGTTTCGTGTTCTGCCGATAGAAACATCAAAGGGAAAATCACTAAAGAGGGGATTTTCTTAGAGCAATTGGAAACCAATCCGCAACAATTTTTACCGGCAACGCCGCCGCATTTAGAAGCACCAGTTGAGGTCGATTTGAACCGACCAATGGCAGATATTTTAAAAGATTTGTCACAATACCCAATCAAAACCCGTTTGAAATTGAACGGGACTTTGATCGTAGCGCGCGATATTGCGCATGCTAAAATCAAAGAATTATTGGATGCCGGTAAACCAATGCCGGACTACTTTAAAAACCATCCAATTTATTATGCAGGACCTGCTAAAACACCAGACGGAATGCCATCTGGAAGTTTTGGACCTACAACTGCTGGCCGTATGGATGTGTATGTAGAAGAGTTCCAAAAAGCAGGTGGTAGCATGATTATGTTAGCCAAAGGAAACCGTACCAAACAGGTAATGGATGCCTGTAAAACGTATGGCGGATTCTATTTAGGTTCTATTGGAGGCCCAGCCGCTATTTTGGCTCAAGACAACATCTTGAAGGTAGAAGTAGTAGACTTTGAAGAATTGGGTATGGAAGCGGTGCGTAAAATTACCGTAAAAGATTTCCCAGCATTCATTATTACCGATGATAAAGGGAATGACTTCTTTGAGAATTTATAA
- a CDS encoding nucleoside recognition domain-containing protein → MVLSRFWLVIFISSIAFIVFSLFSGDNYTIDHLLNGKKDDPILVAEKYLEQVPAVIKDSITKAPDQTMVINSDTTYVYQNKTVKIYSGVQKSDGLLATCKSTLVDLILPLIAYLAFFCGLMELLIISGASGKLAQILSPVFVKVFPSVPENHPSISYMTLNFAANFLGLDSAATPFGLKAMESLQELNPEKDKASDAQIMFMCLHASGLTLIATSIIGYRAAANASNPADVMLPCIITSFIGTITAFLIVGIKQKINFKSASLVVSLMVLIAAIIGLLFYVNQLDLIGKNYFTSNLSALILIAIIAFTLVFSFVKEKKFTEANTTVFESFVVGANNGIKTGVVIFPYVLAMLVAISLFRNSGLFEIISNWIAFIFSNMGVNKEITDALPVAMLRPFSSAGSRGFLIDSMNTFGADSLTGRLSSIFQCSAESTFYVIAVYFGSVNIKNTRYALGTMLLVDVICVITAIFVASWFF, encoded by the coding sequence ATGGTATTAAGTAGATTTTGGTTGGTCATTTTTATTTCCTCTATTGCCTTTATCGTTTTTAGTTTGTTTTCGGGTGACAATTATACAATTGATCATTTATTAAACGGAAAAAAAGACGATCCTATTTTAGTGGCTGAAAAGTATTTGGAACAAGTTCCAGCCGTAATAAAAGACAGCATTACTAAAGCACCAGATCAAACGATGGTTATCAATTCCGACACTACTTATGTGTACCAAAATAAAACCGTAAAAATCTACAGTGGCGTTCAAAAATCAGACGGTTTATTGGCCACTTGTAAAAGCACTTTAGTCGATTTGATTTTGCCTCTTATTGCTTATTTAGCCTTCTTTTGTGGCTTGATGGAATTGCTAATTATATCAGGCGCTTCTGGAAAATTAGCCCAAATATTGAGTCCGGTATTTGTCAAAGTATTTCCTTCTGTTCCAGAAAATCATCCTTCCATTTCGTACATGACCTTAAATTTTGCCGCTAATTTCCTTGGATTGGATTCGGCAGCTACTCCCTTTGGTTTGAAAGCAATGGAAAGTTTACAAGAACTCAATCCGGAAAAAGACAAGGCGAGCGATGCGCAAATCATGTTCATGTGTTTGCATGCCTCTGGTCTTACTTTAATTGCTACGTCTATTATTGGCTATCGTGCGGCAGCGAATGCGAGCAACCCAGCCGATGTCATGCTACCCTGTATTATTACGTCATTTATTGGAACTATTACCGCTTTTTTAATCGTAGGGATTAAACAAAAAATCAATTTCAAAAGCGCTTCTTTAGTAGTCTCATTAATGGTATTAATTGCAGCTATTATTGGTTTGTTATTCTATGTGAACCAATTGGATTTGATTGGCAAAAACTATTTCACCAGCAATCTTTCTGCCTTAATTTTGATTGCAATCATTGCTTTTACCTTGGTCTTTTCTTTTGTCAAAGAGAAAAAATTCACCGAAGCCAACACCACCGTTTTTGAATCATTCGTGGTTGGAGCTAACAACGGAATCAAAACAGGAGTCGTTATTTTTCCTTATGTTTTAGCGATGTTGGTAGCGATTTCTTTATTTAGAAATAGCGGTTTGTTTGAAATCATTAGCAATTGGATTGCCTTTATTTTTTCTAATATGGGTGTCAATAAAGAAATTACCGATGCACTTCCTGTAGCCATGTTACGCCCATTTAGTTCGGCTGGATCCCGTGGTTTTTTAATCGATTCTATGAATACTTTTGGAGCCGATTCGTTAACAGGACGTTTGAGTAGTATTTTTCAATGCAGTGCCGAAAGTACTTTTTATGTGATTGCAGTGTATTTTGGCTCGGTCAATATTAAAAACACACGCTATGCATTAGGCACCATGCTTTTGGTGGATGTAATTTGTGTGATCACTGCCATTTTTGTGGCAAGTTGGTTCTTTTAG
- a CDS encoding DinB family protein, whose protein sequence is MNTTQQLAKHCRDVHFGGNWTFVNLKDTLADITWQEATTQYQDSNTIATLLFHINYYINPVARVLQGEPLNASDKFSFDCPTITSQEEWEHLVQKALDEAEQFANEIEKLEESKLFEVFSDEKYGNYFRNLLGIIEHTHYHLGQIALIKKMIRHKD, encoded by the coding sequence ATGAATACAACCCAACAACTAGCCAAACATTGTAGAGATGTTCATTTTGGAGGCAATTGGACTTTTGTCAACTTGAAAGACACATTGGCCGATATTACTTGGCAAGAAGCCACTACCCAATACCAAGACAGCAACACGATTGCCACCTTGCTTTTTCACATTAATTATTATATAAATCCAGTAGCAAGAGTGTTACAAGGCGAGCCTTTGAACGCAAGCGATAAATTCAGTTTTGATTGTCCAACAATTACTTCTCAGGAAGAATGGGAGCATTTAGTTCAAAAAGCGTTAGACGAAGCAGAACAATTTGCAAATGAAATTGAAAAATTGGAGGAATCGAAATTATTTGAAGTATTCTCAGATGAAAAATACGGGAATTACTTCAGAAATTTGTTAGGAATAATTGAACACACGCATTATCATTTGGGACAAATTGCGTTGATTAAAAAAATGATACGACATAAAGACTAA
- a CDS encoding 3'-5' exonuclease, whose amino-acid sequence MIEKINLNHILFLDIETVPEEAHFHSLDDEMKTLWEQKTQYQRKDDFSPEEFYDRAGIWAEFGKIVCVSVGYFVVKGDIRNFRVTSFFGDEKKILRDFNNLLNNHFNQAQHILCGHNAKEFDIPFLARRMIINQIPIPNKLNLFGKKPWEIPHLDTLELWKFGDYKHFTSLKLMCKVLGIPSSKGDIDGSQVGHVYYVEKDIDRIVTYCEKDTIAVAQIFLRLRREDLLIEDEISHV is encoded by the coding sequence ATGATCGAAAAAATTAACCTCAATCACATTCTCTTTTTAGACATCGAGACCGTTCCAGAAGAAGCACATTTCCATTCGCTTGACGACGAAATGAAAACGCTTTGGGAACAGAAAACCCAATACCAACGCAAAGACGATTTTAGCCCCGAAGAGTTTTACGATCGCGCTGGAATTTGGGCTGAGTTTGGCAAAATTGTTTGCGTTTCTGTAGGCTATTTTGTAGTGAAAGGAGACATCCGTAATTTTAGAGTGACTTCTTTTTTTGGAGACGAAAAGAAAATCTTGCGCGATTTTAATAATCTGTTGAACAATCATTTCAATCAAGCCCAACATATTTTGTGCGGGCATAACGCCAAAGAATTTGATATTCCGTTTTTGGCGCGCCGCATGATCATTAACCAAATTCCCATTCCAAACAAGCTGAATTTATTTGGCAAAAAACCTTGGGAAATTCCGCATTTAGATACTTTGGAATTGTGGAAATTTGGCGATTACAAGCATTTCACTTCCTTGAAATTAATGTGTAAGGTGTTGGGAATTCCCTCCTCAAAAGGCGATATCGACGGCAGTCAGGTAGGACATGTGTATTATGTAGAAAAAGACATCGACCGCATTGTGACCTATTGCGAAAAAGATACGATTGCCGTTGCACAGATTTTCCTTCGCTTGCGCCGCGAAGACTTATTGATTGAAGACGAAATTAGTCATGTTTAA
- a CDS encoding methylated-DNA--[protein]-cysteine S-methyltransferase has translation METASIKTPLGIATITGDEKGIAKIAIAEEGLVSEVIPLVLQEAVTQLQAYFEGHRNHFDFPINPAGTEFQQKVWKGLCEIPFGKTMSYLELAKQLGDVKAIRAVASANGKNPLWIVVPCHRVIGTDGSLTGYAGGLWRKKWLLEHENPSTQQSLFD, from the coding sequence ATGGAAACAGCTAGCATCAAAACCCCTTTAGGGATTGCCACTATCACAGGAGACGAAAAGGGAATTGCAAAAATCGCAATTGCTGAAGAAGGGTTGGTTTCCGAAGTCATTCCGTTAGTGCTACAAGAAGCGGTAACACAATTGCAAGCCTATTTTGAAGGACATCGCAACCATTTTGATTTTCCAATCAATCCCGCCGGAACCGAGTTTCAACAAAAAGTATGGAAAGGATTGTGCGAAATCCCTTTTGGCAAAACCATGAGTTATTTGGAATTGGCCAAACAACTCGGCGATGTCAAAGCGATTCGCGCGGTTGCTTCGGCCAATGGTAAAAATCCTTTGTGGATTGTAGTGCCTTGCCATCGCGTCATTGGAACTGATGGTTCGCTGACGGGTTATGCCGGAGGCTTATGGCGAAAAAAGTGGTTGCTCGAACACGAAAATCCAAGTACACAACAAAGCCTTTTTGACTAA
- the hemB gene encoding porphobilinogen synthase produces the protein MFPLQRGRRLRLNESIRSLVRETTLSPADFMFPMFIAEGENNQVEIPSMPGIYRRSIDLTVNEVLELFALGIRAVNIYVKVSEDLKDNTGKEAWNPNGLMQQAIRAIKVACPEMIVMPDVALDPYSIYGHDGIIEKGDVANDATNEALVKMAVSHAQAGADFVAPSDMMDGRVLRLRQGLDAAGFENVGIMSYSAKYASAFYGPFRDALDSAPRESDVVVPKDKKTYQMDYANRIEAIKEVLWDVEEGADMVMVKPGIAYLDIVREVKNAVNVPVTVFHVSGEYAMIKAAAERGWLDNDKIMMEQLMCIKRAGASLISTYFAKEAAILLNK, from the coding sequence ATGTTCCCATTACAAAGAGGTAGAAGATTACGCTTGAACGAAAGCATTCGTTCTTTAGTTCGTGAAACGACATTAAGTCCAGCCGATTTTATGTTTCCCATGTTTATCGCCGAAGGAGAAAATAACCAAGTCGAAATCCCATCGATGCCAGGAATTTATCGTCGTTCGATTGATTTAACCGTAAATGAGGTCCTAGAATTATTTGCTTTAGGCATTCGTGCCGTAAATATCTACGTGAAAGTAAGCGAAGATCTAAAAGACAATACAGGCAAAGAAGCTTGGAATCCCAACGGATTGATGCAACAAGCCATTCGTGCCATCAAAGTGGCTTGTCCAGAAATGATTGTAATGCCAGATGTGGCCTTGGATCCGTATTCGATTTACGGTCACGACGGAATCATTGAAAAGGGCGATGTAGCCAATGATGCAACTAACGAGGCGTTGGTAAAAATGGCGGTTTCTCATGCACAAGCGGGAGCCGACTTTGTAGCGCCAAGCGATATGATGGACGGACGCGTTTTGCGTTTGCGACAAGGTTTGGACGCGGCAGGATTCGAAAATGTGGGGATCATGAGCTATTCGGCCAAGTATGCGTCGGCATTTTATGGTCCGTTCCGCGACGCCTTAGACAGTGCGCCAAGAGAATCAGATGTTGTGGTTCCTAAAGACAAAAAAACCTACCAAATGGATTATGCCAACCGCATCGAAGCCATCAAAGAAGTCCTTTGGGATGTTGAAGAAGGTGCCGATATGGTGATGGTAAAACCCGGAATTGCCTACTTAGATATCGTTCGCGAAGTAAAAAATGCCGTGAATGTTCCCGTAACCGTATTTCATGTCTCTGGCGAATATGCAATGATCAAAGCTGCCGCCGAAAGAGGTTGGCTCGACAACGACAAAATCATGATGGAACAATTGATGTGCATCAAGCGTGCCGGAGCTAGTTTGATTTCGACCTATTTTGCCAAAGAAGCCGCAATATTATTAAATAAATAA
- a CDS encoding DUF1801 domain-containing protein, translating to MNADLDHYFEEQKIRKEELNRLRSIVLQADLKEELKWNAPCYTFQNKNVCMIFNFKNSFGISFFKGSFIHDSYEILEKPGDNTQNVRMIKLSEIKELDKKENAISNYIHQAIELEKIGVKIVKTTEAKFECIEELEIAFTKNPKLKVAFESLTPGRQRAYHLFFAAAKHAETRFSRINKFTDQIIDGKGMTDCTCGLSKKMPQCDGSHKILKTN from the coding sequence ATGAATGCCGATTTAGACCACTATTTTGAAGAACAGAAAATTAGAAAAGAAGAGTTAAATCGTTTACGATCTATCGTGCTTCAAGCTGATTTAAAGGAAGAACTTAAATGGAATGCTCCTTGTTACACCTTTCAAAATAAGAATGTTTGTATGATTTTCAATTTTAAGAATTCGTTCGGAATTTCGTTTTTCAAAGGATCGTTCATTCATGATTCGTATGAAATATTAGAAAAGCCAGGGGATAACACCCAAAATGTTAGAATGATAAAATTATCTGAAATTAAAGAGTTAGATAAGAAGGAAAATGCGATCAGTAATTACATTCATCAAGCAATTGAGCTTGAAAAAATAGGGGTTAAAATTGTAAAAACGACTGAGGCAAAATTTGAATGTATTGAAGAACTTGAAATTGCTTTTACTAAAAACCCTAAACTTAAAGTTGCTTTTGAGTCTTTAACACCGGGAAGACAAAGAGCCTATCATTTGTTTTTTGCTGCAGCAAAACATGCTGAGACAAGATTTTCAAGAATTAATAAATTTACAGATCAAATTATAGACGGAAAAGGAATGACGGATTGTACTTGCGGGCTTTCGAAAAAAATGCCGCAATGTGACGGTTCGCACAAAATACTAAAAACAAACTAA
- the hemF gene encoding oxygen-dependent coproporphyrinogen oxidase, translating into MKDQFYQYIQNLQDQICKGLEELDGVAKFREDLWDRPEGGGGRTRIIENGNVFEKGGVNISAVHGKLPDSMQKLFNVGEADFFACGLSLVIHPKNPMVPTVHANWRYFEMYDDNGKVINSWFGGGQDLTPYYLFEEDATHFHQTCKTACDKHNWEFYPKYKKQCDAYFWNAHRNEARGVGGLFFDYLKATEEQSMEDWYHFVTEVGDSFLDAYLPIVAKRKDLPYTAEQRTWQEIRRGRYVEFNLVHDKGTLFGLKTNGRIESILMSLPPHVQWHYDHHPVAGSEEEKVIKVLENPKNWI; encoded by the coding sequence ATGAAAGACCAATTTTACCAATACATACAAAACTTACAAGATCAAATCTGTAAAGGATTAGAGGAACTAGATGGCGTGGCTAAATTTCGTGAAGATCTTTGGGACAGACCCGAAGGCGGTGGTGGAAGAACGCGTATCATTGAAAACGGGAACGTTTTTGAAAAAGGCGGCGTCAACATTTCAGCAGTTCACGGTAAATTACCCGACTCTATGCAAAAATTATTCAATGTGGGTGAAGCCGATTTTTTTGCCTGCGGATTGAGTTTGGTCATTCATCCCAAAAATCCCATGGTGCCCACGGTTCATGCGAATTGGCGTTATTTTGAAATGTATGACGACAATGGAAAGGTAATTAATAGTTGGTTTGGCGGAGGCCAAGATTTAACTCCGTATTATTTGTTTGAAGAAGATGCAACACATTTTCACCAAACCTGTAAAACGGCTTGTGACAAACATAATTGGGAGTTTTATCCGAAATATAAAAAACAATGCGATGCCTATTTTTGGAACGCGCATCGCAATGAAGCGCGAGGAGTAGGCGGATTATTCTTCGATTATTTGAAGGCAACCGAAGAACAATCGATGGAAGATTGGTACCACTTTGTTACTGAAGTGGGGGATTCCTTCCTTGATGCCTATTTGCCTATCGTAGCCAAAAGAAAAGACTTGCCGTATACCGCTGAACAACGAACTTGGCAAGAAATTCGCCGTGGACGTTATGTCGAATTTAACTTGGTACACGACAAAGGCACTTTATTTGGCTTAAAAACCAATGGCCGAATAGAAAGTATTTTAATGTCTTTACCTCCCCATGTGCAATGGCATTACGACCATCATCCAGTGGCCGGAAGTGAAGAAGAAAAAGTAATAAAAGTATTAGAAAATCCTAAAAATTGGATTTAA
- a CDS encoding GNAT family N-acetyltransferase encodes MKAAILNKNDLNIDIKEQVSELFRQLSPNKIQLDLEEILDDKNQITVAYCEDNNKIIGIALMCTYKVISGNKGWIEDVVVDSASRGKGIGRKLINLLVEVGEKKELSEILLFTEDHRLAAINLYSKVGFKLKESKIYCKKK; translated from the coding sequence ATGAAAGCAGCTATTTTAAACAAAAACGATTTAAACATAGACATTAAAGAGCAAGTTTCTGAATTATTCCGTCAATTAAGTCCAAACAAAATTCAGTTAGATCTTGAAGAAATATTGGATGATAAAAACCAAATTACAGTTGCATATTGTGAGGATAATAATAAAATAATAGGAATTGCATTAATGTGTACTTACAAAGTTATATCTGGAAATAAGGGTTGGATAGAGGATGTAGTTGTAGACTCAGCTTCACGTGGAAAAGGGATAGGAAGAAAACTAATAAATTTATTAGTTGAAGTAGGTGAAAAAAAAGAACTTTCTGAAATACTTCTATTTACCGAAGACCATAGATTGGCTGCAATAAATTTATATTCGAAAGTTGGATTTAAACTTAAAGAAAGTAAAATATATTGTAAGAAAAAATAA